Proteins from one Malania oleifera isolate guangnan ecotype guangnan chromosome 4, ASM2987363v1, whole genome shotgun sequence genomic window:
- the LOC131154569 gene encoding uncharacterized protein LOC131154569, with protein sequence MNHCAIQQQNAFAAREEMNRSSVSLPLSDRRDPVVCPKPRRLGLLNATINDHMRPLRWHLSHQAEVCDAKAGSDLLDIILTKGGYSADQTPQVASSPPFFSGSPPSRVANPLIQDARFGDEKITPAPFPPPMASPSGPPSSPSSSSRKGGCVRANFGDKPAVRIEGFDCLDRDRRNCSIPALA encoded by the exons ATGAATCACTGTGCGATCCAGCAGCAAAACGCCTTTGCAGCTCGCGAAGAAATGAACAGGAGCTctgtttctctccctctctccgaCCGTAGGGATCCTGTGGTTTGCCCCAAGCCTCGCCGTCTTGGTCTCCTAAACGCCACCATAAACGATCATATGAGGCCTCTTAGATGGCACTTGAG TCATCAAGCAGAGGTATGCGATGCAAAAGCAGGATCTGATCTTTTGGACATCATCCTCACAAAG GGAGGGTATAGTGCGGATCAAACACCACAGGTAGCCTCGTCGCCCCCGTTTTTCAGTGGGTCACCGCCGAGCAGAGTAGCTAACCCATTAATTCAAGACGCGCGATTTGGGGACGAAAAGATCACCCCGGCGCCGTTTCCGCCGCCGATGGCCTCCCCGTCGGGCCCGCCGTCGTCTCCGTCCTCCTCCTCGAGGAAAGGCGGATGCGTCCGTGCCAACTTCGGGGACAAACCGGCTGTGAGAATCGAGGGGTTCGATTGCCTGGATAGGGATCGCCGGAATTGCAGCATCCCTGCCCTTGCTTAG